The genomic window GGTCCACTCAATATAGAGGGGAGAAAACAATATGCTCTAATAGTCATTGATGGTAATTCAAGATTACACTGTAACATTTATGATAGAATAAAAACAGAAGATGTGACCCATTCTTTGAAAGAAACTATTGAAAAATGGTGTAAGAAAGAAGGTATAGAAGTTGAATATACTCCTCCCTATTATCCACAAACAAAAGGAAAGATTGAAAGAGCCATAAGAACTTTCAATGAAGAATTTCTGAAAATGTTCTTTTATTACTTCAGGAATTTATTGAATGGTTTAACAATCATAGATACCACATGGGTATCCATGATTATCCTGCCAATGTATATTTTTCAAAAAATGTTACCGATGTTACTTGACAATACAGGAGGAAAAACTTTTTAATTGATTTGTAATACATTACCAAAATGCTAAAAGAAATAATATTTTATGGAAGAGGTGGTCAAGGCGCTGTTACAGCTGCAAATCTTCTCGCAAGTGCCGCCCTGAAAAGCGGGAATAGAGGAGTTCAATCTTTTCCCTTCTTTGGAGCAGAGCGCAGGGGGGCGCCAGTAAGAGCTTTTGCAAGGATAAGTGATGATGAAATTCTTTTGAGGAGTGAAATAAAGGAGCCAGATATTGTTGTTGTGCTTGATATAGGTATAATAGATGCAATTGATGTGACTGCTGGATTGAAAAAGGAAGGAATTATTTTGCTGAACAGCAATCGCGAGCCATCTAACTTTTCTTTTCCATTTAAGGTTGCTACTGTTGATGCAACGAGCATTGCAATAGAAAATAAAATTCTTGTAGGAGGAATACCTGTGGTAAATACTCCCATAGTTGGAGCACTTATAAAGCTAATTGATGGAGTAAAGATAGAAGCTTTATATGAAGCAATAAAGGAAAGATTTCCTGAAAAAATTTCTCAGGGCAATATAA from Thermoplasmatales archaeon includes these protein-coding regions:
- a CDS encoding DDE-type integrase/transposase/recombinase, translated to MKETIEKWCKKEGIEVEYTPPYYPQTKGKIERAIRTFNEEFLKMFFYYFRNLLNGLTIIDTTWVSMIILPMYIFQKMLPMLLDNTGGKTF
- a CDS encoding 2-oxoacid:acceptor oxidoreductase family protein — its product is MLKEIIFYGRGGQGAVTAANLLASAALKSGNRGVQSFPFFGAERRGAPVRAFARISDDEILLRSEIKEPDIVVVLDIGIIDAIDVTAGLKKEGIILLNSNREPSNFSFPFKVATVDATSIAIENKILVGGIPVVNTPIVGALIKLIDGVKIEALYEAIKERFPEKISQGNINAAKLAYERVKI